From the genome of Nicotiana sylvestris chromosome 2, ASM39365v2, whole genome shotgun sequence, one region includes:
- the LOC138885025 gene encoding uncharacterized protein — MLVSLSSVVMNAKGPVGFLRRMRCPFTTILEIDIFDVWGIDFMGPFMSSCGNTYILVAVEYVSKWLEVVALPNNEVRSVVAFLKTNIFTRFGTPMAIISDGGSHLCNRAFNTLLTKTAYTTLIGVSPYRLVFGKVCHLSVELEHKAMWVLKKLNHEWDVAANLRVAHLNELDEFWYHAYTSLSYYKEKIKYLHDKYIYNKEFKEGDLVLLFNSWLRMFPGKLKSKWSGPFQVVNVTPFGALDLKNKNDEVFRINGQRVKHYLGKVDDGHIVAILHFKWLVI; from the exons ATGCTAGTGAGCTTGTCAAGcgttgtgatgaatgccaaagggcCGGTGGGATTTCTAAGAAGAATGAGATGCCCCTTTACCaccattttagagattgatatcttTGACGTTtggggtattgatttcatgggaccattcatgagctcttgtgggaacacttacattttgGTAGCTGTGGAATATGTGTCAAAATGGcttgaagtcgtggctttacccaacaatgaagttcgaagtgtggtggcattcttgaaaacgaacatcttcacaaggtttggtactccgatggctattattagtgatgggggttcgCATTTGTGCAACCGGGCTTTTAATACCTTACtaaccaa gacggcCTACACGACGTTGATTGGGGTGTCTCCATAtcgattggtgtttgggaaggtgTGTCATCTTTCGGTAGAACTTGAACATAAGGCCATGTGGGTATTGAAAAAGTTGAACCATGAGTGGGATGTCGCTGCAAACCTAAGAGTGGCACATTTGAATGAGCTTGATGAATTCTGGTATCATGCCTACACAAGTTTGTCCTATTACAAGGAGAAGATaaagtacctccatgacaagtacatcTACAACAAAGAGTTcaaagaaggtgatcttgtgctATTGTTCAATTCCTGGTTAAGGATGTTTCCGGGGAAGttgaaatcaaaatggagtgggccCTTTCAAGTAGTGAATGTAACCCCCTTTGGTGCTctagatttaaaaaataagaatgatgagGTTTTTAGAATAAATGGGCAACGGGTTAAACATTATCTtggcaaggttgatgatggccacatTGTGGCGATTCTTCATTTCAAGTGGTTGGTAATTTGA
- the LOC138885026 gene encoding uncharacterized protein has product MAATTRSGKGGDATISNQRRIMDEDVVVQEDKIPSNIVQANKEVRIEIDESVEETQEESLSINLPLVEALEQMRGYAKFMKDLVTTKRSMNCETIKMAHQVSAIVHSMAPKLEDPGAFTIPCIIGSADFAKALCDLEASINLMP; this is encoded by the exons ATGGCCGCGACTACTAGAAGTGGAAAAGGTGGAGATGCAACCATCTCAAATCAAAGAAGGattatggatgaagatgttgtggTTCAAGAGGATAAAATCCCAAGCAATATTGTTCAAGCTAATAAAGAAGTGAGAATTGAAATAGATGAAAGTGTGGAGGAGACACAAGAAgag agtttgtcaATTAATTTGCCGTTGGTTGAGGCATTGGAACAAATGCGGggatatgcaaaattcatgaaggatTTGGTAACCACAAAAAGATCAATGAATTGTGAAACAATCAAGATGGCTCACCAAGTGAGTGCcattgtgcactcaatggctccaaAGTTGGAAGATCCGGGCGCCTTCACAATCCCTTGCATTATTGGGAGCGCCGATTTTGCCAAAGCATTATGTGATCTCGAGGCAAGTATTAACTTGATGCCctaa